Part of the Catellatospora citrea genome is shown below.
CGGTCCTTCACGTTGAGCACCACGGCCCCGTCGGCGGGCGCGGTGGCGACCCACGCCCGACGCACGCCGAAGTCGAGCTTGTCCAGCGAGTGCCTCCGCGGCTTCGGGTTCTTGCCGGCGTTCCATTTCTCGAACCAGCGCTGAAACGTACGCCTGTCGACGCCCGCGATCTTGGCACCGTTCGTGACGCCGGCGGTACGCCGCAATTCCTCCGCCTTCTCGCGGAAAGTCATCGGGGGTTGCTGGATCTCGCGGCCGCGCATCATGTTGACCAGGCGGTCACCCAACCCGCTCATTTCCCGTCCCCATTCCCCGCGACACGGCTGCTACGAGTCGCCTTGTGCTTGTACGCCCCGAGCTTCATCCCGGTCGGGTCGAGATTCCAGCCGGTCGGAATTGCGGCGACGCCGTCCTCGATATCGGAGGCATACCACACATTGTCCACGTCAATCCACAGCGGCCAACGGTTCTGCTCCCGCCCGGTCTTCCACATCTTGCGCCAGCGATTCGCACGGTCCGTGGCGATGATGGAGAACCACCAGTCCGGCCGATAGATCCAGTTCGTTTCGCTGGCGAGCATCCCGAGCGTCTTACGGCCGGATTCTTTGAGTGCTTTCAGAACCCGGTCAGCGTCGCGCGGGTCGTCGGTCGCCCCGGCCGCCGCCGCGTACGCGTCGCGCATCTTCCACGCCCACGGCCGCAACAATTCCGACCCGGCGGAAACTCGGCTGTCTTTGATCCGCACGCCGCCGTAGACGCCTTCCTCCGTCAACTGCTGGAGGAGCGCAACCGTTGCCGTGGAGATCCAGCGCGGCCCATTCTCCTGGGAGTAGCCTGCGGGGTCGGGCATCCGCTTGTCATTCCACGGCGACAGTTCGCACAACCACCAGCCGCCCATCTTCGGGTCGAATTTCACCCCGCCCTGCTTCAACTGCCACGGGGCCAGAATAGCGTTCGCGGCAGCTGCTATGTAGGCGCGATTCGCGTCGTAGGCGTGCGCGAATTTCATCCCGGACACGGGGGCGCGGAAATGGTCCGCGTGGAAATCGTCCTCAAATCCAGGGACCAATGCGATTTTGGGCTTCCACGTCGGCTGGAGCTTCTTCACGCCGACTGTCGTGACACGGCTGAGAACGGCCGTGCCGGCAATTCCGGTCGTGCCGTGGTACGCGCTGCCTGTGACTCGGTGCCAGAGCGCCAGGGACGTCAAGGTGCCCATGCCGTCGGCAGGGTCGGGGTCGAGCAGCGGGAACGTGGCCGGTTCGATCGCGGGCAGGATGCCGACCCGCAGTGAGAGCCCTTCGCGGCGGAGCGTCGTCCAGTCCGCGAGCTTCTTGACCTCCCAGCCCTCTGACCGGATCTCGCGCAACAGGACGTGGTCGCCCTCGACGGCGGCCAGCTCGGCGCGGGTCGTGGGCAGGCGCATTGCGCGGGCCGCGTCCAGGTCCACCATGACGACACCCTCGTCGCCGAACCGACTGGCCAGCCGGGTCGCCACCGACCCAAGGCCCGGCTCGTAGACGCCCGGCGGGACCGGATGGATGACCTCCCCGTCCGTCATGAGCATGTCTGCCCCGAGTTGGACGGCCTTGTAAGCGGCTCCCATAGCTGGACACACTAGTCTCCGCCCGGGACGTGTTCACCAGCACGGCAACCGGCTTCGTCGTGGCGCAGTTTCAAGAGGTATCGCCGTGAGCTGGCGCTGGGGGTGGGTCGGCTCTTAGTCGTTGTTGGTTGTTCTCATGACGAGCGGGTGGTTGTGGAGGACATGGGTCCTGGTCTCGGTCGTCCTTTGGCTATGTTGCTCGCGCAGAGCGACAGCACCGGCCTGGCCGCGGTGAGGACTGGTCGGTGCTGTTCGGTCGTGGTGTTGAGCTCGCCGCCGCTCCGCCCGAACGGCCCCGGCTTGTCCGCGCCGTTTAGGGCACTACCTGTTGTAGGAGGCCGTGTACGAACGTCAGCTGGTACATCCCGCCGCTGTCGGCCGGTATGTCCACGGCCCACCGTGCCGGTACCTGGGGGTCGCGCTGCCGTGCTGCCGGGTATCGGGCCAGTACGTCGTCGACCACGCACGACCATGGTGCCAACCCCTGCACCGGCCCCAACTCCGGCACGGCGGTGTCCGGTGCCCGTACCAGCCATCCGTGCAGCACGATATCGTCGGTGCCGACCAGTGCCTCCCAGCGCAGTTGCGGCCATAGCCCTGCCAGCCGCCATCGGTGTGCGGTCAACACCGCGTCGCCGTACGGCACTGGCTGCCGCTCATCGGCCGGACCCAATGCTGCCTCGTACAGCGACAGCCCCTTGGGCGCGGACCTCGACCGCAGCATTGTCTGCCACCGGTGGTGTGCCTGCATGTACTGCGTGTGCGTAGCCGACAGTTCCGCGCACGCCGCTTGCACCAACTGCGGCTGGTAGTCGGACATCCGCCGTAGCAGCATCAGTTGGAATTCCCGCCGGGCGAATCCTTTCACGGCGTGAGCGTAGGGGGCGGGGCGTCTCACCGTGGCCTGATCGACAGTTCACGACCGCGAGTGGGTATCGGGTACAACAGGAGACACCCCGCGAAAGGACCGAGCAGATGCCCGCCTGCCCCCGCTGGACCATCGCGCTCATCGCCGCTGTCGTGCTCACCTTGGGCTGCGGCGCGTTGCCCGAACCTGCCACCCCTGACGGCGGTGCGCCTCAGTCCGGTGCGGTTCCCACCGCCACCACCACCGGCGAACCCGACGGCACCACGACCGTCGACGAGTTCAAGAGGGACGCCCGCATCGCGGTCACCGAGGCCGAGGCCTACTGGTCCGGCGTGTTCAAAGCCTCCGGTGTCGCCTTCACTGCCGTCGGTGCCGTCACGGCCTACCGCGACAGCGGCGACCTCGTCTGCGGCCGCGAACCGATCCCCGCCGACAACGCCGTCTACTGCCCGGCGGGCGATTTCATCGCCTACGACGTCGACTGGGCTGTGGTGGCGTTCCGCAGGATCGGCGACGCGTTCGTGTACTACCTGCTGGGCCATGAGTACGCCCACGCCGTCCAGGCCCGTCTCGGCATCGAGCACCGCTACGGCATCGACCATGAACTCCAGGCGGACTGCATGGCCGGCGCCTACCTCGGCGACTCCGTCCGCAGCCGCCGGCTGCGGCTCGC
Proteins encoded:
- a CDS encoding neutral zinc metallopeptidase — its product is MPACPRWTIALIAAVVLTLGCGALPEPATPDGGAPQSGAVPTATTTGEPDGTTTVDEFKRDARIAVTEAEAYWSGVFKASGVAFTAVGAVTAYRDSGDLVCGREPIPADNAVYCPAGDFIAYDVDWAVVAFRRIGDAFVYYLLGHEYAHAVQARLGIEHRYGIDHELQADCMAGAYLGDSVRSRRLRLADGDLEEFRRGLLAVGDPEGQPWFAPESHGTVAQRTDAFFAGYEKSLDACDLS